In one window of Bemisia tabaci chromosome 6, PGI_BMITA_v3 DNA:
- the LOC109034200 gene encoding uncharacterized protein: MADWFWRTLTYCPPHFKKGFFLFNALVILYKIWRITSRKEIKSCPKPQDAGTDTLNIRKALFFRNEGTACFGHVYGEPCEFGRYCPAYGLREIIDFIKSASVSIDICVLHLTMDLIEKAILAAFEGGVEVRIITDPEFFNEKSRIPDLRMMGIPVKIKTNSDFSMHNKFAVMDKKVLLTGSLNWTKQGLCGNWDNFMITSDPRLVSQYLEEFESIWSDLS; the protein is encoded by the exons ATGGCAGATTGGTTCTGGAGGACTCTCACATATTGCCCTCCACATTTCAAGAAAGGGTTTTTTCTCTTCAATGCGCTTGTAATACTCTACAAAATCTGGCGCATAACTTCTCGGAAGGAAATTAAAAGCTGCCCAAAACCTCAGGACGCTGGAACTGACACCTTGAATATACGCAAGGCTTTATTCTTTCGGAATGAGGGAACAGCTTGTTTCGGTCATGTATATGGTGAGCCATGTGAATTTGGCAGATACTGTCCAGCCTATGGCTTAAG AGAGATAATCGACTTCATCAAGTCCGCTTCTGTGTCGATAGACATTTGTGTTCTTCATTTAACCATGGATCTTATTGAAAAAGCCATATTGGCTGCTTTTGAAGGCGGGGTGGAAGTTCGAATCATTACAGatcctgaatttttcaatgagaaatctCGGATTCCTGACTTGAGAATGATGG GCATTCCGGTCAAAATCAAGACGAATTCTGATTTCTCAATGCATAACAAATTTGCAGTCATGGATAAAAAAGTTTTACTGACTGGATCTTTGAACTGGACAAAGCAAGGGCTTTGTGGGAATTGGGATAATTTCATGATTACATCGGATCCACGCTTGGTCTCTCAGTACCTTGAAGAATTTGAAAGTATATGGAGCGATCTATCTTGA